In Sphingomonas profundi, the sequence AGCCCCTCGCGCATCATCAGGCCCAGGTTGCGGCGGGCGCGGCGCCACGGCTCGTCGGCGCGCTTGTAGACGATGTGGCGCAGGTCGTTCAGGCGGCCCGGTGCCGGCAGGCGGCCGGCGGCCAGCCAGTTCTCGCGCGACTGGCCGCCCTTCCACGCGCGCGTGGTGAAGCCGAGGATCTCGGTCTTCACGCCGCACCGCTCCAGCGTGCGCGCCATGATGTCGGCGCTGATCGCGGCGATGGAGATCGGCCGGCCCCGCATCGATCCCGAATTGTCGATCAGCAGGGTCACGCAGGTGTCGCGAAAGTCCGTCTCGCGCTCGATCTTGTAGCTTAGCGAGTGGCCGGGGCTGACGACGACGCGGGCCAGCCGCGCGGCATCGAGCATGCCCTCCTCCTGATCGAAATCCCAGCTGCGATTCTGCTGCGCCATCAGCCGCCGCTGCAACCGGTTGGCCAGCTTCGTCACGGCGCCCTGCAGGTGGATCAGCTGCTGGTCGAGATAGGCGCGCAGGCGGGTCAGCTCCTCCTCGTCGCACAGCTCGGTCGCCTCGATCACCTCGTCATAGGCGCTGGTGAACGCCGTGTAGTCGAACGACGGGCCGAGATCGGCGAACGGGCGGTTCGGGCGCACGGGCATCATGCCCTCCTCGCCGTCGTCGCCCATGTCGGCGTCGCTCTCGGTGGTGCGATCCTCGTCCATCTGGCGGGTCTCGCCGTCGTCGCCGGTCTCGTCGTCGTCGGCCGCCTCCGCCCGCGCCTCCGACTCGGTTGCGGCGCCGCCGCTCTCGTCCTCGCCCTCCTCGCCTTCGTCGGACTGGTCCTGCTCCTCGCCCTCGCCTTCCTCGCCGGCGTCCTGCTCGTCGTCGGGCGACATTTCGCCCTCGACGAGCTGGAGGTCTTCCAGCAGCCGGGTGGTGAGCCTGGCGAACGCGCGCTGATCGTCTAGCACCAGCGGCAGGGCGTCGAGATCGGCGGCGGCCTTCTCCTCGATCCAGTCGCGCACCAACGCCAGCGCGGTCGCGGCGGAGGCGGGCGGCGCGTCGCCGGTCAGCCGCTCACGCACGATCAGGCCGAGCGCGGTCGAAAGCGGCACCTCGTCGCGCGAGCGGGCGCGGGTGAGCGGATCGGACTTCATCCGCAGATCAAGCGCGTGCGACAGGTTGGCGCGGACGCCCGCCATCGCCCGCGCGCCGATCGCCTCCACCCGCGCCTGCTCGACCGCGTCGAACACCGCGCGTGCCACCGCATCGGCCGGGGCGCCGCGATTGTGCAGGCCGGTGTCGTGATGGCGCAGCTTCAGCGCATAGCCGTCGGCGAAGCCGCGCGCCTCGGCCACCTGATCGGCGGGGAGACTGCGCGTGGGCATCGGCACGCGGATCGCCTTGCCCAGCAGCGACGGCGCCTCGGCGGTGTAGCTGAGCTCCACCTCCGGCTCCCGCGCCATCGCCCGGGCGGCGCCGCCGAGCACGGCCTTCAATGCATCGAGGGGGGTCTGCTCAGTCATTACCAGATCACCTCGCAGCCAAACCGCGCGATGGCCGTGTCGCGGGTGATTATCGTCAGTCCCTCGGTAAGGGCCTGCGCCGCCAGCAGACGGTCGAACGGATCACGATGTTCCCCCGCCATCAGACCGGCTCTGCGCGCGTGGTCGTAGCGAATGTCCAGAGTGCGGAAACCATCGGCGGCAAGCCCTTCTCCAAACGCGGCCAGCGGCTCGCTCATCCCCGCCAGCTTGCCGGAGCGAACCTTGATGGCGATCTCGACAGCGGTCACAGGGCTGACGAATATCCGGTTCGCGCGATCGACCATCAGGTCGCGGGCCGCGATCGACAAGGCGGGATCGCCGAGCCACCACCATATCAGCGCATGCGTATCCAGCAGGTAGGACATGGTCCCGATCTACAGGATATGCGAATATTTGCCGTCCCAAGCATCCAGATCATCGTCCGACATCGGTTCGAACAGGACGGCATTGTCGATCGTTCCGAGCAGATGCCGGAACCGACCGGGCTTGCGAGGCTCCTGCGTCGCCGCCTCCAAAGGCACCAGCCGGGCATATGGCTTGCCGGCCTTGGCCACGATGATCTCCTCCCCGCCATGCGCGCGTTCGAGCAGCTTCGACAGGTTGGTCTTGGCCTCGTGGACGTTGACGGTGGCTGACATAAGGGGTTCCTGCTAGGTTAGCTCACTTAGTCCGCTTGCCGGCCGACCTCAACCCTTCTTACCCGCCACGCTCTCCGGCAGGTCCTTGCCGAACACGCGCTGATAATATTCGGCCACCAGCGCGCGCTCCGCCTCGTCGCACTTGTTGAGGAAGCTGAGGCGGAAGGCGAAGCCGACATCGTTGAAGATCAGCGCATTCTGCGCCCACGAGATCACCGTGCGCGGGCTCATCACGGTGGAGATATCGCCGGCGATGAAGCCCTGGCGGGTCAGGTCCGCCACCTTCACCATGTTGTCGACCACCTTCTTGCCGTCCGGCTTGTCATACTCGCCGGACTTGGCGAGCACGATCTGTGCCTCCACCGCCGCCGGCAGGTAGTTGAGCGTGACGACGATGTTCCAGCGATCCATCTGGCCCTGATTGATCTGCTGGGTGCCGTGATAGAGGCCGGTCGTGTCGCCCAGCCCCACCGTGTTCGACGTGGCGAACAGACGGAACCAGGGCGAGGGGCGGATCACCCGGTTCTGGTCCAGCAGGGTCAGCTTGCCCTCCGTCTCCAGCACGCGCTGGATCACGAACATCACGTCCGGCCGGCCGGCGTCATATTCGTCGAACACCAGGGCGGTCGGCGTCTGCAGCGCCCAGGGCAGCAGCCCCTCGCGAAACTCCGTTACCTGCTGGCCGTCGCGCAGCACGATCGCGTCGCGGCCGACCAGATCGATGCGGCTGATATGGGCATCCAGGTTGATGCGGATGCACGGCCAGTTGAGCCGCGCCGCCACCTGCTCGACATGGGTGGACTTGCCGGTGCCGTGATAGCCCTGCACCATCACCCGGCGGTTGTGGGCGAAGCCGGCGGCGATCGCCAGGGTGGTGTCCGGATCGAACACATAGGCGGGATCGAGATCGGGCACCCGCTCGTCCGCCTCGGAGAAGGCCGGCACCTCCATGTCGCTGTCGATGCCGAACACCTCGCGCACCTTCACCATCCGGTCTGGGGCGGCGAGCACCGTCTCGGCGCGGCTGTCTGGCTGGACGTTCGAGAGGTCGGTCATGTCGGTCTTTCGATCAGGCGAAGGCTGGCGAGGATTTGAGAGCGGTATAGGCCGCGATCACGTCCCGCAATGCCTTCTCGTGGGCGCGATCGCCGCCGTTGCGATCGGGGTGGTAGCGGCGCAGCAGATCGGCATAACGCTGGCGCAAGGCCCTGCGATCCGCGTCCGGCGCAAGGCCGAGCACCTTCAGCGCGCGGCGCTCCGCCTCGCCGAACAGGTGGCCGTTGGCCGCCGCCGGCCGTTCGCGGGCGAACTTGGCGCCGATCGCGTCCAGCGGGTCGACGAAATCGGCCCAGCGCGGCGTGGCGCCGGCATTGGCGGCGAAGGCGCGCGTCTCCCGCTCCCAGCCCGCGAAGGGGCGCTGCTCGCGCTCGATCTCCTCCATGCTCATGCCTTCGAAGAAATTGTAGCCGCCGTTGAACTCGCGGACGTGATCCAGGCAGAACCAGCGCCACGCGCCCGGCCCGTCGCCGGGGCGGCGCCCCTCGCGCGGGGGCGCGCGGAACTCGCCCGCCTCGCCGCATGCGTCCCACTCGCATCGCCGGTCGCCGCCACCCACCCGGCCGTGGAAGCGGGGCGATCGCCGTGCCTGACCCTGTCCTTCGTCCGCCAAGACTGCCTCTTCGCTGCAAACCCGCTATATAGGCGGCATGAACGCACATCCTACCGGGCCAGTGGCCCAGGCGATCGAACAGCGGCTGCGCGCCGCCTTGTCCCCCACCCGCCTCGTCGTGACCGACGACAGCGAATCGCATCGCGGCCATGCCGGGCACGACGGCAGCGGCGAGAGCCACTTCACGGTGGAGATCGTGGCGCCCGCGTTCGAGGGGCAGGGCCGCGTCGCCCGGCAGCGGGCCGTGAACGCGGCGTTGGCCGATCTGCTGGCGGAGCGCGTTCATGCGCTGGCGATCAAGGCCAGGGCGCCTTCGGAGGCGCAGGGATCGGCGGAGGTGTGAGCATGGCATATGATCTGTGGTACTGGCCGACCATTCCGGGCCGCGGCGAGTTCGTGCGGCTGGCGCTGGAGGCGGGCGGCATCGCCTATCGCGACCTGGCGCGCGGCGAGGGCGGCATGCAGGCGTTGTCGGACGATCTGCAGGTGCCGCGCGAGGAGCCGCCGTTCGCCCCGCCCTATCTGATCGCCGACGGCATGACGATCGCGCAGGTGGCGACCATCCTGCTGTTCCTGGGCGACGCGCACGGGCTGGCGCCGGCCGATGCGAAGGGCAGGCTATGGGTGAACCAGCTGCAGCTGACGATCGCCGATGCCGTGGCCGAGGCGCACGACGTGCACCATCCGGTGGGCATCATGCTCTACTACGAGGACCAGAAGGCCGAGGCGCTACGCCGCGCGACCGAGTTCCGCGAGGAGCGGATCCCCAAATATCTGCGCTATTTCGAGCGGGCGCTGCTGCACCACGGCCCGTGGTTGGCGGGCGATCGCTGGAGCTACGCCGATCTCTCGCTGTTCCAGCTGGTGGAGGGGCTGAACTTCGCCTTCCCGCAGCGGATGGAGCGGTGCCTGCGCGACTGCCCGAAGCTGATCGATCTCCACGCGGCGGTGCGCGATCTGCCCGAGCTGGCCGGCTATCTGGCCAGCGACCGCCGCCTGCCGTTCGGCGATGGCATCTTCCGCCATTATCCGGAGCTGGACGAGGCATGAGGGCCAGGCGCCCCGCCGCCCGCATCCTGCTGGTGGACGGGCGCGGCCGCGTGCTGCTGTTCCGCTTCTCGCCCGCCGATCGCCCGCCTTTCTGGGTGACGCCCGGCGGCGCGCTGGAGCCCGGCGAGGACCATGCCGCCGCCGCCCGCCGCGAACTGCGCGAGGAGGTGGGCCTCGATCTCGATTGCGGGCCGGAGGTCGCCCGCCGCGAGGTGGAGTTCCTGACGATAGAGGGCGTGGAGGTGCGCGCCGACGAACGCTATTTCCGCGTGGACGTGGACGCCTGCGAGGTCGATCCGGCCGGCCATACCGAGCTGGAGCGGCAGGTGATGCAGACGTGGCGCTGGTTCGATCGCGCCGCGCTGGCCGGCCATGCCGAACCGATCTTCCCGGTCGATCTCGCCGATCTGCTCGCCGCCACGGAGCCTGCCGATGTCCGCCACGCCTGACGATCCTTTTCTCCAGACGATCCTGCCGACGACGCACGATCTCGGCGGGTTCAAGGTGCATCGCACCTTGCCGTCGCGCCCGCGCACGATGGTGGGG encodes:
- a CDS encoding type II toxin-antitoxin system Phd/YefM family antitoxin, translated to MSATVNVHEAKTNLSKLLERAHGGEEIIVAKAGKPYARLVPLEAATQEPRKPGRFRHLLGTIDNAVLFEPMSDDDLDAWDGKYSHIL
- a CDS encoding NUDIX hydrolase, whose protein sequence is MRARRPAARILLVDGRGRVLLFRFSPADRPPFWVTPGGALEPGEDHAAAARRELREEVGLDLDCGPEVARREVEFLTIEGVEVRADERYFRVDVDACEVDPAGHTELERQVMQTWRWFDRAALAGHAEPIFPVDLADLLAATEPADVRHA
- the cobS gene encoding cobaltochelatase subunit CobS, whose translation is MTDLSNVQPDSRAETVLAAPDRMVKVREVFGIDSDMEVPAFSEADERVPDLDPAYVFDPDTTLAIAAGFAHNRRVMVQGYHGTGKSTHVEQVAARLNWPCIRINLDAHISRIDLVGRDAIVLRDGQQVTEFREGLLPWALQTPTALVFDEYDAGRPDVMFVIQRVLETEGKLTLLDQNRVIRPSPWFRLFATSNTVGLGDTTGLYHGTQQINQGQMDRWNIVVTLNYLPAAVEAQIVLAKSGEYDKPDGKKVVDNMVKVADLTRQGFIAGDISTVMSPRTVISWAQNALIFNDVGFAFRLSFLNKCDEAERALVAEYYQRVFGKDLPESVAGKKG
- a CDS encoding glutathione S-transferase family protein; protein product: MAYDLWYWPTIPGRGEFVRLALEAGGIAYRDLARGEGGMQALSDDLQVPREEPPFAPPYLIADGMTIAQVATILLFLGDAHGLAPADAKGRLWVNQLQLTIADAVAEAHDVHHPVGIMLYYEDQKAEALRRATEFREERIPKYLRYFERALLHHGPWLAGDRWSYADLSLFQLVEGLNFAFPQRMERCLRDCPKLIDLHAAVRDLPELAGYLASDRRLPFGDGIFRHYPELDEA
- a CDS encoding J domain-containing protein translates to MADEGQGQARRSPRFHGRVGGGDRRCEWDACGEAGEFRAPPREGRRPGDGPGAWRWFCLDHVREFNGGYNFFEGMSMEEIEREQRPFAGWERETRAFAANAGATPRWADFVDPLDAIGAKFARERPAAANGHLFGEAERRALKVLGLAPDADRRALRQRYADLLRRYHPDRNGGDRAHEKALRDVIAAYTALKSSPAFA
- a CDS encoding BolA family protein, which produces MNAHPTGPVAQAIEQRLRAALSPTRLVVTDDSESHRGHAGHDGSGESHFTVEIVAPAFEGQGRVARQRAVNAALADLLAERVHALAIKARAPSEAQGSAEV
- the cobT gene encoding cobaltochelatase subunit CobT, with protein sequence MTEQTPLDALKAVLGGAARAMAREPEVELSYTAEAPSLLGKAIRVPMPTRSLPADQVAEARGFADGYALKLRHHDTGLHNRGAPADAVARAVFDAVEQARVEAIGARAMAGVRANLSHALDLRMKSDPLTRARSRDEVPLSTALGLIVRERLTGDAPPASAATALALVRDWIEEKAAADLDALPLVLDDQRAFARLTTRLLEDLQLVEGEMSPDDEQDAGEEGEGEEQDQSDEGEEGEDESGGAATESEARAEAADDDETGDDGETRQMDEDRTTESDADMGDDGEEGMMPVRPNRPFADLGPSFDYTAFTSAYDEVIEATELCDEEELTRLRAYLDQQLIHLQGAVTKLANRLQRRLMAQQNRSWDFDQEEGMLDAARLARVVVSPGHSLSYKIERETDFRDTCVTLLIDNSGSMRGRPISIAAISADIMARTLERCGVKTEILGFTTRAWKGGQSRENWLAAGRLPAPGRLNDLRHIVYKRADEPWRRARRNLGLMMREGLLKENIDGEALMWAHNRMIGRSEERKILMVISDGAPVDDSTLSVNSGSYLEKHLRQVIGWIEGKSPVELIAIGIGHDVTRYYARAVTIMDAEQLGGTMVEQLAGLFEGEGR
- a CDS encoding type II toxin-antitoxin system VapC family toxin gives rise to the protein MSYLLDTHALIWWWLGDPALSIAARDLMVDRANRIFVSPVTAVEIAIKVRSGKLAGMSEPLAAFGEGLAADGFRTLDIRYDHARRAGLMAGEHRDPFDRLLAAQALTEGLTIITRDTAIARFGCEVIW